One genomic region from Zalophus californianus isolate mZalCal1 chromosome 14, mZalCal1.pri.v2, whole genome shotgun sequence encodes:
- the ZCCHC8 gene encoding zinc finger CCHC domain-containing protein 8 isoform X4 encodes MTTATRRMRMGSATRNCGSGCGSARKPSSSSAPRELKRKLNILTRPSGILVNNTKLDGPLLQILFMNNVISKQYHQEIEEFVSNLVKRFEEQQKNDVEKTSFNLLPQPSSVMLEEDHKVEESCAIKNNKEAFSVVGSVLYFTNFCLDKLGQPLLNENPQLTEGWEIPKYQQVFSHIVSLEGQEIQVKAKRPKPHCFNCGSEEHQMKDCPMPRNAARISEKRKEYMDACGEANSQNFQQRYHAEEVEERFGRFKPGVISEELQDALGVTDKSLPPFIYRMRQLGYPPGWLKEAELENSGLALYDGKDGADGEAEAGEAQQNKSVTYDLSKLVNYPGFNISTPRGIPDEWRMFGSIPMQACQQKDVFANYLTSNFQATSVRSGGKRSSSQSSPSSPKKQKKESGLATSPADMELDSDAEVPHGSLSSEAFQFQPPLPPGTPPPLPRGTPPPIFTPPLPKGTPPLTPSDSPQARTASAAMDEDSLTLEELEEQQRRIWAALEQAESVNSDSDIPVDTPLTGNSVASSPCPNELDLPVPEGRTSEKQMMPDEPEVPDTCTKRSEVEHSLSPDSEPTLLCQKEREESARVDSKDAPLDNGSVVSNCDISNGGSQKLLHVDTSPSTATKIHSPVPDMSKFATGITPFEFENMAESTGMYLRIRNLLKNSPRNQQKNKKASE; translated from the exons ATGACGACGGCGACGAGGAGGATGAGAATGGGGTCGGCGACGCGGAACTGCGGGAGCGGCTGCGGCAGTGCGAGGAAACCATCGAGCAGCTCCGCGCCGAGA gaacttaaaagaaaattgaacatTCTGACTCGACCAAG TGGAATATTGGTGAACAATACTAAGTTAGATGGACCTTTATTACAGATTCTATTTATGAACAATGTTATTTCAAA GCAATATCATCAAGAAATAGAGGAATTTGTATCAAATTTAGTAAAAAGATTTGAGGAACAGCAGAAAAATGATGTGGAAAAGACTTCCTTTAATCTTTTGCCCCAG CCATCTAGTGTTATGCTAGAAGAGGATCATAAAGTAGAAGAATCCTGTGCCATTAAAAACAACAAGGAAGCTTTTAGT GTTGTAGGAAGTGTCctgtattttactaatttttgcCTTGATAAATTGGGGCAACCGCTACTAAATGAAAACCCTCAGCTTACCGAAGGATGGGAAATACCCAA GTACCAGCAAGTCTTCAGCCACATTGTTTCTCTAGAAGGGCAAGAAATACAAGTAAAGGCAAAAAG GCCAAAGCCTCACTGTTTCAATTGTGGTTCTGAAGAACATCAAATGAAAGATTGTCCAATG CCGCGGAATGCTGCTCGaataagtgaaaagagaaaagagtataTGGATGCCTGTGGCGAGGCGAACAGCCAGAATTTTCAGCAGCGATACCATGCAGAAGAGGTGGAAGAAAGATTTGGAAGATTCAAGCCGGGAGTCATTAG tGAGGAACTTCAGGATGCACTGGGGGTGACGGATAAGAGCCTTCCACCTTTTATATATCGAATGCGCCAGCTCGGATACCCCCCCGGGTGGCTCAAAGAGGCTGAACTGGAGAACTCAGGGCTTGCACTCTATGATGGAAAAG ATGGTGCTGATGGGGAAGCGGAAGCTGGGGAAGCCCAACAGAATAAAAGCGTCACCTACGATCTCTCGAAACTGGTAAACTATCCAGGTTTTAATATATCTACTCCCAGAGGAATTCCAGAT gAGTGGAGGATGTTTGGGTCCATACCAATGCAGGCATGTCAGCAGAAGGACGTGTTTGCCAATTACCTTACTTCTAACTTCCAAGCG ACAAGTGTGAGGTCTGGCGGCAAGAGATCTTCGTCCCAGTCCAGCCCTAGCAGcccaaagaagcagaagaaggaaaGCGGCTTAGCAACCTCGCCTGCAGACATGGAGCTTGACTCGG ATGCGGAGGTCCCACACGGCTCTCTAAGCAGCGAAGCTTTTCAGTTTCAGCCCCCATTGCCCCCCGgcacccctcccccgctgccACGGGGAACTCCTCCACCCATCTTCACCCCTCCGCTCCCCAAGGGCACCCCACCACTGACTCCCAGCGACTCCCCCCAGGCCAGAACAGCGTCCGCGGCTATGGATGAGGACTCGCTGACTCTGGAAGAACTTGAGGAACAGCAGAGGCGGATATGGGCGGCCCTCGAGCAGGCCGAGAGCGTGAACAGTGATTCTGATATTCCTGTTGACACACCTCTCACTGGGAACTCGGTCGCCTCTTCGCCTTGTCCAAATGAGCTAGACCTCCCTGTTCCAGAGGGGAGAACCTCTGAAAAGCAGATGATGCCTGATGAGCCTGAGGTACCAGACACTTGTACAAAGAGATCAGAAGTTGAACATTCTCTGAGCCCAGATTCTGAGCCTACATTGCTTTgtcagaaggaaagggaagagtcTGCTCGGGTAGACTCTAAAGATGCTCCTCTTGATAATGGCAGTGTTGTGTCGAACTGTGACATTAGTAATGGAGGCAGTCAGAAGCTCCTTCATGTGGACACCAGTCCTTCAACGGCCACTAAAATTCATAGTCCTGTACCTGACATGAGCAAGTTTGCAACTGGAATAACGCCATTTGAATTTGAGAATATGGCAGAATCTACTGGAATGTACCTCAGGATAAGAAACTTGCTAAAGAACTCGCCCCGAAaccagcagaaaaacaaaaaggcctCTGAATAG
- the ZCCHC8 gene encoding zinc finger CCHC domain-containing protein 8 isoform X7, translating to MNNVISKQYHQEIEEFVSNLVKRFEEQQKNDVEKTSFNLLPQPSSVMLEEDHKVEESCAIKNNKEAFSVVGSVLYFTNFCLDKLGQPLLNENPQLTEGWEIPKYQQVFSHIVSLEGQEIQVKAKRPKPHCFNCGSEEHQMKDCPMPRNAARISEKRKEYMDACGEANSQNFQQRYHAEEVEERFGRFKPGVISEELQDALGVTDKSLPPFIYRMRQLGYPPGWLKEAELENSGLALYDGKDGADGEAEAGEAQQNKSVTYDLSKLVNYPGFNISTPRGIPDEWRMFGSIPMQACQQKDVFANYLTSNFQATSVRSGGKRSSSQSSPSSPKKQKKESGLATSPADMELDSDAEVPHGSLSSEAFQFQPPLPPGTPPPLPRGTPPPIFTPPLPKGTPPLTPSDSPQARTASAAMDEDSLTLEELEEQQRRIWAALEQAESVNSDSDIPVDTPLTGNSVASSPCPNELDLPVPEGRTSEKQMMPDEPEVPDTCTKRSEVEHSLSPDSEPTLLCQKEREESARVDSKDAPLDNGSVVSNCDISNGGSQKLLHVDTSPSTATKIHSPVPDMSKFATGITPFEFENMAESTGMYLRIRNLLKNSPRNQQKNKKASE from the exons ATGAACAATGTTATTTCAAA GCAATATCATCAAGAAATAGAGGAATTTGTATCAAATTTAGTAAAAAGATTTGAGGAACAGCAGAAAAATGATGTGGAAAAGACTTCCTTTAATCTTTTGCCCCAG CCATCTAGTGTTATGCTAGAAGAGGATCATAAAGTAGAAGAATCCTGTGCCATTAAAAACAACAAGGAAGCTTTTAGT GTTGTAGGAAGTGTCctgtattttactaatttttgcCTTGATAAATTGGGGCAACCGCTACTAAATGAAAACCCTCAGCTTACCGAAGGATGGGAAATACCCAA GTACCAGCAAGTCTTCAGCCACATTGTTTCTCTAGAAGGGCAAGAAATACAAGTAAAGGCAAAAAG GCCAAAGCCTCACTGTTTCAATTGTGGTTCTGAAGAACATCAAATGAAAGATTGTCCAATG CCGCGGAATGCTGCTCGaataagtgaaaagagaaaagagtataTGGATGCCTGTGGCGAGGCGAACAGCCAGAATTTTCAGCAGCGATACCATGCAGAAGAGGTGGAAGAAAGATTTGGAAGATTCAAGCCGGGAGTCATTAG tGAGGAACTTCAGGATGCACTGGGGGTGACGGATAAGAGCCTTCCACCTTTTATATATCGAATGCGCCAGCTCGGATACCCCCCCGGGTGGCTCAAAGAGGCTGAACTGGAGAACTCAGGGCTTGCACTCTATGATGGAAAAG ATGGTGCTGATGGGGAAGCGGAAGCTGGGGAAGCCCAACAGAATAAAAGCGTCACCTACGATCTCTCGAAACTGGTAAACTATCCAGGTTTTAATATATCTACTCCCAGAGGAATTCCAGAT gAGTGGAGGATGTTTGGGTCCATACCAATGCAGGCATGTCAGCAGAAGGACGTGTTTGCCAATTACCTTACTTCTAACTTCCAAGCG ACAAGTGTGAGGTCTGGCGGCAAGAGATCTTCGTCCCAGTCCAGCCCTAGCAGcccaaagaagcagaagaaggaaaGCGGCTTAGCAACCTCGCCTGCAGACATGGAGCTTGACTCGG ATGCGGAGGTCCCACACGGCTCTCTAAGCAGCGAAGCTTTTCAGTTTCAGCCCCCATTGCCCCCCGgcacccctcccccgctgccACGGGGAACTCCTCCACCCATCTTCACCCCTCCGCTCCCCAAGGGCACCCCACCACTGACTCCCAGCGACTCCCCCCAGGCCAGAACAGCGTCCGCGGCTATGGATGAGGACTCGCTGACTCTGGAAGAACTTGAGGAACAGCAGAGGCGGATATGGGCGGCCCTCGAGCAGGCCGAGAGCGTGAACAGTGATTCTGATATTCCTGTTGACACACCTCTCACTGGGAACTCGGTCGCCTCTTCGCCTTGTCCAAATGAGCTAGACCTCCCTGTTCCAGAGGGGAGAACCTCTGAAAAGCAGATGATGCCTGATGAGCCTGAGGTACCAGACACTTGTACAAAGAGATCAGAAGTTGAACATTCTCTGAGCCCAGATTCTGAGCCTACATTGCTTTgtcagaaggaaagggaagagtcTGCTCGGGTAGACTCTAAAGATGCTCCTCTTGATAATGGCAGTGTTGTGTCGAACTGTGACATTAGTAATGGAGGCAGTCAGAAGCTCCTTCATGTGGACACCAGTCCTTCAACGGCCACTAAAATTCATAGTCCTGTACCTGACATGAGCAAGTTTGCAACTGGAATAACGCCATTTGAATTTGAGAATATGGCAGAATCTACTGGAATGTACCTCAGGATAAGAAACTTGCTAAAGAACTCGCCCCGAAaccagcagaaaaacaaaaaggcctCTGAATAG
- the ZCCHC8 gene encoding zinc finger CCHC domain-containing protein 8 isoform X8, with amino-acid sequence MKDCPMPRNAARISEKRKEYMDACGEANSQNFQQRYHAEEVEERFGRFKPGVISEELQDALGVTDKSLPPFIYRMRQLGYPPGWLKEAELENSGLALYDGKDGADGEAEAGEAQQNKSVTYDLSKLVNYPGFNISTPRGIPDEWRMFGSIPMQACQQKDVFANYLTSNFQATSVRSGGKRSSSQSSPSSPKKQKKESGLATSPADMELDSDAEVPHGSLSSEAFQFQPPLPPGTPPPLPRGTPPPIFTPPLPKGTPPLTPSDSPQARTASAAMDEDSLTLEELEEQQRRIWAALEQAESVNSDSDIPVDTPLTGNSVASSPCPNELDLPVPEGRTSEKQMMPDEPEVPDTCTKRSEVEHSLSPDSEPTLLCQKEREESARVDSKDAPLDNGSVVSNCDISNGGSQKLLHVDTSPSTATKIHSPVPDMSKFATGITPFEFENMAESTGMYLRIRNLLKNSPRNQQKNKKASE; translated from the exons ATGAAAGATTGTCCAATG CCGCGGAATGCTGCTCGaataagtgaaaagagaaaagagtataTGGATGCCTGTGGCGAGGCGAACAGCCAGAATTTTCAGCAGCGATACCATGCAGAAGAGGTGGAAGAAAGATTTGGAAGATTCAAGCCGGGAGTCATTAG tGAGGAACTTCAGGATGCACTGGGGGTGACGGATAAGAGCCTTCCACCTTTTATATATCGAATGCGCCAGCTCGGATACCCCCCCGGGTGGCTCAAAGAGGCTGAACTGGAGAACTCAGGGCTTGCACTCTATGATGGAAAAG ATGGTGCTGATGGGGAAGCGGAAGCTGGGGAAGCCCAACAGAATAAAAGCGTCACCTACGATCTCTCGAAACTGGTAAACTATCCAGGTTTTAATATATCTACTCCCAGAGGAATTCCAGAT gAGTGGAGGATGTTTGGGTCCATACCAATGCAGGCATGTCAGCAGAAGGACGTGTTTGCCAATTACCTTACTTCTAACTTCCAAGCG ACAAGTGTGAGGTCTGGCGGCAAGAGATCTTCGTCCCAGTCCAGCCCTAGCAGcccaaagaagcagaagaaggaaaGCGGCTTAGCAACCTCGCCTGCAGACATGGAGCTTGACTCGG ATGCGGAGGTCCCACACGGCTCTCTAAGCAGCGAAGCTTTTCAGTTTCAGCCCCCATTGCCCCCCGgcacccctcccccgctgccACGGGGAACTCCTCCACCCATCTTCACCCCTCCGCTCCCCAAGGGCACCCCACCACTGACTCCCAGCGACTCCCCCCAGGCCAGAACAGCGTCCGCGGCTATGGATGAGGACTCGCTGACTCTGGAAGAACTTGAGGAACAGCAGAGGCGGATATGGGCGGCCCTCGAGCAGGCCGAGAGCGTGAACAGTGATTCTGATATTCCTGTTGACACACCTCTCACTGGGAACTCGGTCGCCTCTTCGCCTTGTCCAAATGAGCTAGACCTCCCTGTTCCAGAGGGGAGAACCTCTGAAAAGCAGATGATGCCTGATGAGCCTGAGGTACCAGACACTTGTACAAAGAGATCAGAAGTTGAACATTCTCTGAGCCCAGATTCTGAGCCTACATTGCTTTgtcagaaggaaagggaagagtcTGCTCGGGTAGACTCTAAAGATGCTCCTCTTGATAATGGCAGTGTTGTGTCGAACTGTGACATTAGTAATGGAGGCAGTCAGAAGCTCCTTCATGTGGACACCAGTCCTTCAACGGCCACTAAAATTCATAGTCCTGTACCTGACATGAGCAAGTTTGCAACTGGAATAACGCCATTTGAATTTGAGAATATGGCAGAATCTACTGGAATGTACCTCAGGATAAGAAACTTGCTAAAGAACTCGCCCCGAAaccagcagaaaaacaaaaaggcctCTGAATAG